A genomic region of Cryptococcus gattii WM276 chromosome F, complete sequence contains the following coding sequences:
- a CDS encoding Hypothetical Protein (Similar to TIGR gene model, INSD accession AAW44193.1), whose protein sequence is MPSFLSLPLLLPLGLSAFTAHLLVSTLGPRPKSQQDALPSYLVPSIATHGRLLPASSRNAFSYPCLYLAVDIDSLASGCLDLPFRVIHYGGSPFCKILGLRADSYLTKGSETYREKLEKLLGKHGIAKERMGKVWMTTMPSLLGYEGDNPLTTWYIYEKVTEGKEGELLAIVLEVHNAFGESHSYTLTPDSPLRHEPAKGYDFGFTIPRSFHVSPFNSRDGYYRVDIINPFPVGHTKIPGFVPNFKVFLRMLSSDNQIKFMATLISGPSPPVRLERGMKSVTDVLWALTKWPGTLFLVRARTNWQAYILHYRKNLALYPRPEPINSFSTNLFNPTEKDEQGVGMPLQRSPITSIEEKAQEVVCKWATGRAEELGIRLKIEFEDGRDEVELGHQGKETLNIRTADSDFFNDLLITPSPQHFLALAHERYTAVSDPLLFEQFFSAPIAPQADWISRSANAIRRRYFVHLYSYSRLPPPPSIPPIAGQLFHFCDSSFLPFWDRFMVLRAVFWTWYGHNELEWIFGFLRGAFVPGQEDWTVWDRAMRRSWGEDVDTAEVLGTISL, encoded by the exons ATGCCTTCCTTCTTATCCCTgcctctcctcctcccactTGGGCTTTCTGCCTTTACGGCGCACCTTCTCGTCTCGACTCTTGGCCCCAGACCAAAGTCTCAGCAAGATGCCCTCCCATCATATCTCGTCCCATCAATAGCAACACACGGCCGGCTTTTACCTGCTTCATCACGCAACGCCTTTAGCTATCCTTGTCTCTACCTTGCTGTCGATATCGACTCTCTTGCCAGCGGTTGTCTCGACTTGCCTTTCCGAGTGATTCATTATGGTGGGAGTCCCTTTTGCAAAATTCTGGGCTTGAGAGCAGATAGCTACCTTACAAAAGGTAGTGAGACGTATCGTGAAAAGCTTGAAAAACTATTGGGCAAACATGGCATAGCAAAAGAAAGAATGGGTAAGGTCTGGATGACAACAATGCCTAGTCTGCTCGGGTATGAAGGAGATAATCCATTGACTACGTGGTACATCTATGAGAAAGTTAcagaaggaaaggaagggGAGCTCTTGGCTATTGTACTAGAGGTACACAATGCCTTTGGGGAATC CCATTCTTACACACTTACACCAGATTCACCCTTGAGACATGAACCAGCCAAGGG TTACGATTTTGGTTTCACTATTCCCCGATCATTCCACGTTTCCCCATTCAACTCGCGAGATGGCTATTATAGGGTTGACATCATTAACCCCTTCCCTGTCGGGCACACTAAAATTCCAGGCTTTGTGCCCAACTTCAAGGTCTTCTTGCGAATGCTTTCGAGCGACAACCAAATCAAATTCATGGCCACCTTAATCTCTGGACCATCACCGCCTGTTAGGCTGGAACGAGGGATGAAGTCCGTTACCGATGTCTTGTGGGCCTTGACAAAATGGCCTGGTACATTGTTCCTAGTGAGGGCCAGAACTAATTGGCAGGCTTACATCCTCCATTACCGAAAGAACCTTGCGCTTTATCCTAGACCTGAACCGATCAACTCTTTCTCGACAAACTTGTTCAATCCGACTGAGAAAGATGAGCAAGGGGTGGGCATGCCTCTCCAGAGATCCCCAATAACGTCGATAGAAGAGAAAGCGCAAGAGGTAGTCTGCAAATGGGCGACAGGACGGGCAGAAGAGTTGGGAATACGGCTGAAGATTGAATTCGAGGATGGTAGAGATGAGGTGGAGTTAGGGCACCAGGGCAAGGAAACGCTGAATATCAGGACGGCCGACTCGGATTTCTTCAACGACTTGCTGATAACGCCATCACCTCAGCATTTCCTGGCTCTTGCTCACGAGCGCTATACAGCGGTCTCCGATCCCTTACTGTTTGAGCAATTTTTCTCTGCGCCCATCGCCCCGCAAGCCGATTGGATTTCGCGCTCCGCCAACGCCATCCGCCGTCGATACTTTGTCCATCTTTACTCATATTCCCgcctccctcctcctccatctaTCCCTCCTATAGCGGGCCAACTTTTCCACTTTTGCGATAGCTCTTTCCTTCCGTTCTGGGACAGGTTCATGGTGTTGAGAGCGGTGTTCTGGACATGGTACGGACATAACGAGCTGGAATGGATATTTGGGTTCCTGAGGGGGGCGTTTGTACCGGGCCAGGAGGACTGGACCGTGTGGGACCGGGCGATGAGACGGTCATGGGGAGAGGATGTCGATACAGCAGAGGTGTTGGGGACTATAAGTTTATAG
- a CDS encoding 40s ribosomal protein s10, putative (Similar to TIGR gene model, INSD accession AAW44192.1) has protein sequence MIISKQNRRAIYEYLFKEGVLVAPKDFNRPAHPDLPTVRNLEVIKAMQSLNSKGYVKTQFSWQWYYYTLTEEGLAYLREFLHLPSEIVPQTHMKPVARQTGRPSGQREGGYRAPRGDREYRRRDDGEKEGGEYRPRFGGVARGAPSS, from the exons ATGATCATTTCCAAGCAGAACCGCAGGGCC ATCTACGAGTACCTCTTCAAGGAGGGTGTTCTCGTTGCCCCCAAGGACTTCAACCGCCCCGCCCACCCTGACCTCCCTACTGTACGAAACCTCGAGGTCATCAAGGCTATGCAGTCCCTCAACTCTAAGGGCTACGTCAAGACTCAGTTCTCTTGGCAGTGGTACTACTACACTCTCACCGAGGAGGGTCTTGCCTACCTTCGAGAGTTCCTCCACCTCCCCTCTGAGATTGTTCCTCAGACCCACATGAAGCCCGTTGCCCGACAGACCGGCAGGCCTTCTGGCCAGCGTGAGGGTGGCTACAGGGCCCCCAGGGGTGACCGAGAGTACAGGAGGAGGGACGACGGCGAGAAGGAGGGTGGCGAGTACCGACCC CGATTCGGCGGTGTTGCCCGTGGCGCTCCCTCTTCTTAA
- a CDS encoding glucosidase, putative (Similar to TIGR gene model, INSD accession AAW44199.1), producing the protein MTSSNEINNPLSRQNSTNSLNNPTGTPSSRKDPHSRNDSEVIAASGVRHPSANHRPNASISGSSGHLRPRPASGNASPTSTLSRRKSSPNLSVPSSGKDLSGGDGSRASGAERIIKGTSKWLRDKMGGSEEKDDHWLVLDLPSPSMLSDAGSMAIPIYDTRGYPSREGSLDRPRIAADTGAPQQGPVLTSAPEINVYLSQSTKNKPSPLGYTHNASLTPLAAQFPARSASPLSTSQPSLADFYPDTAIFGNRTLGSGPRPALSVFGSSESSVMTFRSMSSLRSGFGTDSDSATRLRLDSDAASDDGLIDKEARLKKHVAKVVYDMNDILPKLRLVNELEGNEEKLGLYDLLPFHIDPSQWEGTNSEDDDELHRPEPQDIPDTQYFSSRGLANLGCLAILGLIIVMLFAGLPIFEYYNNPPANTLGAFNIGGINSTGQVPDVANIFQLIDPDTPPEAYTHKSLDTGEEWDLVFSDEFNEDGRTFYNGDDPFWEAVDLHYWQTNNLEWYDPGRLTTKNGKLVITLDEIYSHGMNFEGGMMSSWNRFCFTGGYMEVSVSLPGANDIPGLWPAIWTMGNLGRAGYGGSLDGTWPYTYDSCDIGTLPNQTLNGKPTVALTQGDPSFDNELSYLPGQRLSRCTCPDDDTHPGPKHSDGSFVGRSAPEIDIFEATIDMPITKGQVSQSGQWAPFNPNYYFINSSSEYYEIYDNDVTQINSYMGSVYQQATSGLSLTNQDCYTDESGCFAVYGMEYAPGGDGYITWVNDNKKAWTIHGAAMGPNEEAGVSQRPVTEEPMYMVLNLGISENFGAVHFVGLEKLWPVQMEVDYVRVYQDPKKKNVGCDPIDRPTASYIARFPEAYSNSNIVSIILVISTAQVDMASDNF; encoded by the exons ATGACATCCTCCAACGAAATCAACAACCCATTGAGTCGACAAAACTCAACAAACTCGCTCAATAATCCTACTGGCACCCCTTCTTCTAGGAAAGACCCTCATTCCCGTAACGATTCGGAAGTCATTGCTGCTTCTGGAGTCAGACACCCTTCAGCCAACCATAGGCCCAATGCTTCCATATCAGGATCGTCAGGCCATCTTCGCCCAAGGCCTGCTTCTGGTAATGCTTCACCCACTTCGACACTCTCTCGGAGGAAGTCATCACCCAACCTCTCAGTGCCTTCATCTGGCAAAGACCTGTCTGGAGGCGATGGATCCCGCGCTTCTGGAGCTGAGCGTATCATTAAGGGTACAAGCAAATGGTTGAGGGACAAAATGGGTGGCAGCGAGGAAAAGGACGACCATTGGTTAGTGCTGGATCTTCCTTCGCCATCAATGCTCAGCGACGCGGGAAGTATGGCCATACCGATCTACGACACTCGAGGATACCCATCTCGTGAAGGATCTCTTGATAGGCCTCGCATCGCAGCTGACACAGGAGCTCCTCAACAAGGGCCTGTTCTCACTTCTGCTCCCGAGATCAATGTATACCTTTCTCAGTCTACAAAGAACAAGCCTAGCCCTCTGGGATATACACACAATGCAAGTCTCACCCCACTCGCAGCCCAGTTTCCAGCTCGTAGTGCATCGCCGCTCAGCACATCGCAACCAAGCTTGGCGGACTTCTACCCAGATACAGCTATCTTCGGCAACAGGACACTTGGCAGTGGCCCGAGACCTGCTTTGAGTGTCTTCGGCAGCTCGGAATCTTCAGTTATGACCTTTCGAAGCATGTCCTCATTGAGAAGTGGATTTGGAACCGATTCTGATAGTGCTACAAGACTGAGACTCGATTCCGACGCGGCCTCAGATGATGGACTAATCGACAAAGAGGCGAGACTGAAGAAACATGTGGCCAAAGTCGTGTATGACATGAATGATATTCTGCCAAAATTGAGGCTTGTCAACGAATTGGAAGGGAATGAGGAAAAACTAGGCTTGTATGACTTG CTTCCCTTCCATATTGATCCCTCCCAGTGGGAAGGGACGAACTCggaggatgatgacgaACTGCATAGACCGGAACCACAAGATATACCTGAC ACCCAGTACTTTTCGAGCCGTGGGCTTGCCAACCTGGGTTGCTTAGCAATCTTGGGCCTAATTATTGTTATGCTTTT TGCCGGTTTGCCTATTTTTGAGTATTACAATAATCCACCCGCAAACACGCTTGGGGCATTTAATATAGGAGGTATCAA TTCTACGGGGCAAGTGCCCGACGTGGCCAACATCTTCCAGCTAATCGATCCGGACACGCCGCCCGAAGCCTACACTCACAAAAGTTTAGACACAGGGGAGGAATGGGACCTCGTTTTTTCAGACGAGTTCAATGAGGATGGACGAACGTTCTATAATG GTGATGACCCTTTCTGGGAAGCCGTCGACTTGCATTATTGGCAGACCAATAATTTGGAATG GTATGACCCCGGTCGATTGACCACTAAAAATGGAAAGCTGGTCATTACTCTTGATGAAATTTATAGTCATGGAATGAATTTTGAGGGCGGTA TGATGTCCAGCTGGAATAGGTTCTGCTTTACAGGTGGCTATATGGAAG TATCTGTATCTCTTCCCGGCGCAAATGACATCCCTGG TCTTTGGCCCGCCATTTGGACTATGGGAAACTTAGGACGGGCGGGATATGGAGGATCTCTTGACGGTACTTGGCCGTATACCTATGACTCATGCGACATAGGCACGTTACCCAATCAGACGCTCAATG GTAAACCAACAGTAGCATTGACTCAAGGCGATCCGAGCTTTGACAATGAGCTCTCGTACTTGCCTGGACAACGTCTCTCAAGATGCACATGCCCCGACGACGACACTCACCCGGGGCCTAAACATTCTGACGGATCTTTTGTAGGAAGATCAGCACCTGAGATAGATATATTTGAGGCTACT ATTGATATGCCGATCACCAAGGGTCAAGTGTCGCAGTCAGGACAATGGGCACCTTTCAACCCAAACTACTAC TTCATCAATTCTTCCAGTGAATATTACGAAATTTACGACAATGATGTTACCCAGATCAATAGCTATATGGGTAGTGTCTATCAACAGGCTACGTCTGGCTTGAGTTTGACCAACCAA GATTGCTA CACCGATGAGTCTGGTTGTTTTGCAGTCTATGGAATGGAATATGCTCCCGGAGG GGATGGTTATATCACTTGGGTCAACGATAATAAAAAAGCTTGGACTATCCATGGAGCTG CGATGGGACCTAATGAAGAAGCTGGAGTTAGTCAACGGCCAGTTACAGAAGAGCCTATGTACATGGTACTCAATTTGGGTATCTCAGAGAACTTTGGGGCTGTCCA TTTTGTTGGCTTAGAAAAGCTATGGCCTGTGCA AATGGAGGTCGACTATGTTCGAGTATACC AGGAcccaaagaagaagaacgTAGGCTGCGATCCAATTGACCGACCAACTGCGTCATATATCGCTCG GTTCCCTGAGGCATACTCGAACTCGAATATTGTGAGCATCATTCTGGTCATAAGTACAGCTCAGGTTGACATGGCATCAGACAATTTTTGA